The proteins below come from a single Bactrocera tryoni isolate S06 unplaced genomic scaffold, CSIRO_BtryS06_freeze2 scaffold_25, whole genome shotgun sequence genomic window:
- the LOC120780779 gene encoding secreted RxLR effector protein 161-like, producing MKNLGAASSVLGMCIAQNFKEGTLKIDQSSYIADVIRRFGMEECNPVGTPLDVNQKLPAEMCPTNDDEKREMVTVPYKQAIGCLLFAAQVTRPDICFAVNLLSRYSTNPGKAHWTAVKRVMCYLKGNIDKGLVYKRSPDEIVGFCDADWANDNAAISWATKRQRTVALSSTEAELMSMVAATQESIWLKRFEKELVPKAS from the exons atgaaaaatctaGGTGCAGCATCATCGGTTTTGGGTATGTGTATAGCTCAAAATTTCAAAGAAGGAACTTTGAAGATCGACCAATCTTCCTACATTGCCGATGTAATTCGACGTTTCGGCATGGAGGAATGCAATCCTGTAGGCACACCCCTCGACGTTAACCAAAAGCTGCCCGCGGAGATGTGCCCAACTAATGATGACGAAAAAAGAGAAATGGTTACTGTTCCCTATAAGCAAGCTATTGGATGTCTGCTGTTTGCCGCTCAGGTCACGCGCCCTGATATATGCTTTGCTGTCAACTTGTTAAGCCGATACAGTACGAACCCAGGGAAGGCACATTGGACTGCAGTAAAGCGTGTCATGTGCTATCTCAAGGGAAATATTGACAAGGGCTTAGTGTATAAACGTAGTCCTGATGAAATCGTTGGGTTTTGTGACGCTGACTGGGCAAATGAT aaTGCTGCCATTTCGTGGGCTACCAAGAGACAACGTACTGTAGCCTTATCATCTACTGAAGCCGAGTTAATGTCTATGGTGGCTGCTACACAAGAATCAATCTGGCTTAAGCGATTTGAAAAGGAGTTAGTGCCCAAAGCTTCGTAA